In Desulfomonilia bacterium, one genomic interval encodes:
- a CDS encoding UDP-N-acetylmuramoyl-L-alanyl-D-glutamate--2,6-diaminopimelate ligase codes for MKASTLAGMIPAAVLKGPDVEVSGITDDTRKIIKGAAFIALKGSVTDGHNYIRTARKNGAGLIVCNSGYDSSRIGLPVIEVPDTRKALRVILPALFPSAGKMTLAGITGTSGKTTTAYLLESIARAAWKNPGLIGTIEIRYGSERIPANVTTPGPVELFGMLDDMASKDVDICIMEVSSHALDQGRVDGLMFDAGVFMNLSHEHLDYHRNMREYLNAKKRLFTEYLRGGAVINIDDSAGKELKIEIQNAITFGNSKNADIRANSVRTDEGSMIINLDTPRGRFELASNLLGRFQVYNIMAATGAAMSLGIDTVAIIEGIANLRFVPGRMEPVPNSRGLRILVDYAHKPEALENALEAAKALSHGKVHTIFGCGGDRDRAKRPLMAAIAEKYSDTVIVTSDNPRTEDPNAIIKEILAGFSPGCNPIVEPDRATAIKLGVGLMEAEDLLIIAGKGHEDYQIIGTKKYPFDDRAMARRAVLEVMS; via the coding sequence GTGAAGGCATCGACTCTTGCAGGCATGATTCCGGCTGCGGTCCTGAAAGGGCCTGACGTGGAAGTTTCAGGCATAACCGACGATACAAGGAAAATCATAAAAGGGGCGGCATTCATAGCGCTGAAAGGCTCGGTGACTGACGGTCATAACTATATCAGGACGGCCCGGAAAAACGGCGCCGGACTGATTGTATGCAATTCGGGTTATGACAGCTCCCGGATTGGATTACCGGTTATCGAAGTGCCTGATACAAGAAAGGCTCTCAGGGTAATACTTCCGGCCCTTTTCCCTTCGGCAGGGAAAATGACGCTTGCGGGTATAACAGGCACAAGCGGGAAGACAACGACTGCGTACCTGCTTGAATCCATTGCCAGGGCCGCGTGGAAAAACCCGGGTCTGATAGGAACCATAGAAATAAGATACGGCTCAGAAAGAATTCCTGCAAATGTAACCACCCCCGGTCCGGTCGAACTTTTCGGCATGCTCGATGACATGGCCAGCAAAGACGTGGACATATGCATAATGGAGGTCAGCTCGCATGCCCTTGACCAGGGACGTGTTGACGGTCTTATGTTCGATGCAGGTGTGTTCATGAACCTCTCCCATGAGCATCTTGACTATCATAGGAACATGCGGGAATATCTCAATGCTAAGAAGAGGCTTTTCACGGAATACCTCAGAGGCGGCGCTGTCATAAATATTGATGATTCAGCGGGTAAAGAACTGAAGATCGAGATCCAGAATGCAATAACTTTCGGCAATTCAAAGAATGCTGATATAAGGGCAAATTCGGTCAGGACTGACGAAGGTTCGATGATAATCAATCTTGACACCCCCAGAGGAAGGTTCGAACTGGCGAGCAATCTTCTCGGGCGTTTTCAGGTCTATAATATCATGGCTGCAACAGGGGCCGCCATGAGCCTCGGGATTGATACCGTGGCGATAATCGAAGGCATTGCAAATCTCAGGTTTGTGCCCGGGAGGATGGAACCTGTTCCGAACAGCAGGGGGCTCAGGATTCTGGTAGATTATGCGCATAAGCCCGAAGCGCTTGAAAATGCGCTTGAAGCTGCAAAGGCGCTTTCCCACGGGAAGGTTCATACCATATTCGGGTGCGGCGGAGATCGTGACAGGGCCAAAAGGCCTTTAATGGCGGCCATTGCGGAAAAATATTCAGATACCGTGATAGTTACATCGGACAATCCGAGAACGGAAGATCCGAATGCTATTATCAAGGAAATACTTGCCGGATTTTCACCCGGCTGCAATCCGATAGTAGAACCTGACAGGGCAACGGCTATCAAGCTTGGTGTGGGGCTGATGGAGGCTGAGGACCTGCTTATCATTGCGGGCAAAGGCCATGAAGATTATCAGATCATCGGGACAAAAAAGTATCCTTTTGACGACCGGGCAATGGCCAGGAGGGCTGTTCTGGAGGTTATGTCATGA
- the murD gene encoding UDP-N-acetylmuramoyl-L-alanine--D-glutamate ligase encodes MKVLVWGTGETGIEAARVMAARGNDVRLVDEIEPGEGLAFPASRLEEADIAWADLVIPSPGVPRGHPMLAMAKKVLSEIEVAASMLTGRLVAVTGTNGKTTTVTLIHRILSEAGLNAGIGGNISPPLISLVDADPEYVVSEISSFQLEWIEKFRPSIGVCMNITPDHLDRYNTMEEYVYYKLRLFENMTDGDIAVINNDDPYREMIRTPRRAGFSFSKADIEHGAYIRDGRIIFYGEIEGEGPKVPDAAAVGKGTIEDMLAAAVVTRYLGVEPKIMEDVFLSFRVIHHRFEYAGELGGVVFIDDSKGTNVGAIDTALASVDKKAVIILGGKDKGGDFGEIIARHSGKLRKAVLIGEAAARIASEIKGITDFEYAESMMDAVTKSFDSASPGDIVLLSPGCASFDMYKSYAHRGEVFTDCVKKLKTTKRN; translated from the coding sequence ATGAAAGTCCTGGTATGGGGAACCGGTGAAACCGGGATCGAGGCGGCCAGGGTGATGGCTGCAAGGGGTAATGACGTCAGGCTTGTCGATGAGATCGAGCCAGGGGAAGGTCTTGCTTTTCCTGCTAGTAGGCTTGAGGAAGCCGATATCGCCTGGGCCGACCTGGTAATTCCGAGTCCGGGTGTACCCAGGGGGCATCCCATGCTCGCAATGGCGAAAAAGGTGCTTTCCGAGATAGAGGTCGCAGCTTCTATGCTTACCGGAAGGCTTGTTGCGGTAACGGGCACAAACGGGAAGACCACAACGGTTACGCTCATCCACAGGATATTATCTGAAGCGGGATTAAATGCCGGGATAGGCGGCAACATTTCGCCTCCGCTTATAAGCCTTGTCGATGCGGACCCGGAATATGTGGTTTCCGAAATAAGCTCATTCCAGCTCGAGTGGATAGAGAAGTTCAGGCCGTCAATCGGCGTCTGCATGAATATCACGCCTGACCACCTCGACCGCTATAATACTATGGAAGAATATGTATATTATAAGCTGAGGCTCTTTGAGAATATGACTGATGGCGATATAGCCGTCATAAACAATGACGACCCGTACAGGGAAATGATCAGAACCCCGCGCAGAGCGGGATTTTCGTTTTCGAAGGCTGACATCGAGCATGGGGCATATATCAGGGATGGCCGGATAATATTTTACGGTGAGATTGAGGGTGAGGGCCCGAAGGTGCCTGATGCCGCGGCAGTAGGCAAAGGGACAATCGAGGATATGCTTGCCGCCGCAGTCGTCACTCGTTACCTCGGTGTCGAACCAAAGATAATGGAAGACGTGTTTCTCTCGTTCAGGGTTATCCACCACAGGTTCGAATATGCGGGGGAACTGGGGGGTGTGGTATTCATTGACGACTCGAAAGGCACCAATGTCGGAGCCATAGACACGGCGCTTGCGAGTGTGGATAAAAAGGCCGTCATAATACTCGGCGGAAAGGACAAGGGGGGTGACTTCGGAGAGATTATCGCAAGGCACTCCGGCAAGTTGAGGAAGGCCGTTCTCATCGGTGAGGCGGCGGCCAGGATCGCTTCCGAAATAAAAGGGATCACTGATTTCGAGTATGCGGAATCCATGATGGATGCGGTTACAAAATCTTTTGATTCGGCGAGCCCAGGGGATATCGTGTTGCTCAGTCCGGGATGTGCCAGTTTTGATATGTATAAAAGCTATGCCCACAGGGGAGAGGTGTTTACAGATTGCGTGAAGAAGCTGAAGACAACAAAAAGGAACTGA
- the ftsW gene encoding putative lipid II flippase FtsW, producing MREEAEDNKKELSFDVPFLLATLALMVAGTVMVYSASFFLSKEMYGNGSAIIMKRLFHLVIGCIVMITAMFIDYRKVFTRPVTYLLLIAGLVSLVLCFIPGVGITAGHAKRWVNLIIIKYQASELMKIAMLVYMSYFLSSKSKNIEVFSVGVFPVLFICSIAAGLILIEPDFGTAGILFVWTVMVLFIAGMRIKHLLILGAATLPLGVLFMVFEPYRRARLTAFINPWQDMQGNGYQIIQSMVAFSKGGFLGTGLGEGGQKLFFLPAPHTDFIMAVLGEETGFIGVAVIVVLFGIWVWRGLKIAKATNDLFGFFLAVSSVILVGLQAIINIGVAMSLFPTTGIPLPFFSFGGTTLVSTMLACGIILSVSRGART from the coding sequence TTGCGTGAAGAAGCTGAAGACAACAAAAAGGAACTGAGTTTCGACGTTCCGTTCCTGCTGGCAACGCTGGCGCTTATGGTTGCCGGTACGGTCATGGTCTATTCGGCCAGCTTCTTCCTTTCGAAGGAGATGTACGGCAACGGTTCGGCCATAATTATGAAAAGGCTTTTCCACCTGGTTATCGGCTGCATCGTGATGATTACCGCGATGTTCATTGACTACAGGAAGGTTTTTACAAGGCCTGTTACATATCTGCTGCTGATTGCAGGGCTTGTATCTCTTGTCCTGTGCTTCATACCCGGAGTGGGCATAACGGCAGGTCATGCTAAAAGATGGGTTAATCTGATAATTATAAAATATCAGGCATCCGAGCTGATGAAAATCGCCATGCTCGTTTACATGTCATATTTCCTTTCGTCGAAATCAAAGAACATAGAGGTATTCTCGGTGGGGGTTTTCCCCGTGCTTTTCATATGCTCGATTGCGGCCGGGCTTATACTGATTGAACCCGATTTCGGGACGGCGGGGATACTTTTTGTCTGGACGGTCATGGTGCTCTTTATTGCCGGGATGAGGATAAAGCACCTTCTGATCCTTGGTGCGGCCACATTACCCCTTGGTGTACTTTTCATGGTTTTTGAACCGTACAGGAGGGCCAGGCTCACTGCATTCATCAATCCCTGGCAGGACATGCAGGGCAACGGTTATCAGATAATACAATCCATGGTGGCCTTTTCCAAAGGAGGTTTCCTTGGAACCGGTCTTGGCGAAGGAGGACAGAAACTGTTCTTCCTGCCAGCACCTCATACGGATTTCATAATGGCGGTTCTTGGTGAAGAGACCGGATTCATTGGCGTTGCTGTCATTGTCGTCCTTTTCGGGATATGGGTTTGGAGGGGGCTTAAGATTGCCAAGGCCACGAACGATCTTTTCGGTTTTTTCCTTGCGGTGTCATCGGTAATACTTGTAGGGCTTCAGGCGATCATAAACATCGGTGTGGCGATGAGCCTCTTCCCAACTACGGGAATACCTCTTCCTTTTTTCAGTTTCGGCGGTACGACGCTTGTCTCGACGATGCTTGCCTGCGGCATAATCCTGTCGGTGTCAAGGGGGGCCAGGACATGA
- the murF gene encoding UDP-N-acetylmuramoyl-tripeptide--D-alanyl-D-alanine ligase, with protein MRGRLIDAASITGGTLLEGNPETPFAGISTDSRLVTKGELFIALKGDNFNGHDFVRQAFERGAAAAVVELTPDAKGLNIIQVEDTLAALGALAAYNRRLYDAKITGITGSAGKTTVKEMIASILALAGNVLKTQKNYNNLIGVPMRLLDLRDEHDFAVIEMGTNSPGEIRRLAGMTMPDVSVLTGIVPAHLKGLGSMEGIISEKQSIFEYTTGTAVYDPNGEYTKNVVVPESLRKITFSLKYPADVFPCEVHRQDLTGTIFTAALRDVKIKIKTSLPGMHNVQNALAACACALAFDIEPGMIQEGIEKAVFPGMRSEIVVSDGLTIIDDSYNANPGSMKAALDILSTASHSVKIAVLGDMLELGEDALFWHKELGRWAASSNISQLIITGEMALTVKEAAYNAGLDIRRITIAENVEDIKNTLARRSLKDAIILVKASRSLKLDRVVAYLKEAA; from the coding sequence ATGAGGGGCAGATTGATTGATGCCGCCAGCATAACCGGCGGCACCCTTTTAGAAGGCAATCCTGAAACGCCCTTTGCCGGAATATCGACCGACTCGCGGCTGGTAACCAAAGGCGAACTCTTTATTGCGCTCAAGGGTGATAATTTCAACGGCCACGACTTTGTCAGACAGGCTTTTGAAAGGGGTGCGGCAGCGGCTGTCGTTGAACTCACGCCGGATGCAAAGGGTTTGAACATTATTCAGGTAGAAGACACTCTCGCCGCTCTTGGCGCGCTTGCCGCGTATAACAGACGCTTATACGATGCAAAAATTACAGGCATTACCGGTTCTGCAGGCAAGACCACTGTCAAGGAGATGATTGCATCCATTCTGGCGCTTGCGGGAAACGTCCTTAAAACACAGAAAAACTATAACAACCTCATCGGCGTGCCGATGAGACTCCTGGACCTTAGGGACGAACACGATTTTGCCGTCATAGAAATGGGCACAAACTCGCCCGGTGAGATCAGAAGACTTGCCGGGATGACGATGCCGGACGTGTCGGTGTTGACCGGTATTGTACCGGCGCATCTCAAGGGTCTTGGAAGCATGGAAGGCATCATCAGTGAAAAGCAGAGCATCTTCGAATATACGACAGGTACGGCGGTCTATGACCCGAACGGTGAATATACGAAAAATGTGGTCGTTCCGGAAAGCCTCAGGAAAATCACATTTTCTTTAAAATATCCCGCCGATGTTTTTCCTTGCGAGGTTCACAGACAGGACCTCACGGGAACAATTTTTACCGCGGCATTAAGAGATGTAAAAATCAAGATAAAGACCAGTCTGCCCGGCATGCACAATGTCCAGAACGCCCTTGCCGCATGCGCGTGCGCCCTTGCGTTCGATATTGAACCCGGGATGATACAGGAAGGGATTGAAAAGGCCGTATTCCCTGGAATGCGCTCCGAGATCGTAGTCTCCGATGGCCTTACCATAATCGACGACAGCTATAATGCAAATCCCGGTTCGATGAAGGCGGCGCTCGACATACTCTCCACAGCGTCTCATTCTGTCAAGATTGCGGTCCTGGGCGATATGCTGGAGCTTGGTGAAGATGCACTGTTCTGGCATAAAGAGCTTGGCAGATGGGCTGCCTCATCGAACATCAGCCAGCTTATCATAACAGGGGAAATGGCCCTTACGGTAAAAGAGGCGGCCTATAATGCCGGACTCGATATAAGGCGGATTACCATTGCGGAAAATGTTGAGGATATAAAGAACACGCTTGCAAGGAGGAGTCTGAAAGACGCAATCATTCTGGTGAAGGCTTCCCGCTCGCTCAAACTCGACCGTGTAGTTGCATACCTCAAGGAGGCGGCGTAG
- the murG gene encoding undecaprenyldiphospho-muramoylpentapeptide beta-N-acetylglucosaminyltransferase: MRLVITAGGTGGHIIPALAVAQALKGKRPDTEILFIGTDRGLEEKLAAKYNIGFVPLKSAGIKGKSFASILSAVSVNIRAFASALTIMSSFRPDWVIGAGGYVTGMVVLAGRLTGARCAIQEQNSIPGLTNRILARISQRIFLSFPDAAGSFPAGKSIVTGNPLRPEFKPVDGIARKILLIMGGSLGATSINRAAVSALGLIRKSLNGFEIIHQTGGADAGWVKKAYEEKGIKVKVEPFIEDMAQVFSRTKLAVCRAGGITLSELSRMGVPAIMIPLPNAADNHQYFNARYIADAGAGWILEQAGLTPEALAAEISNRLNDEEALSSASSAGRRLGLGDGTEHITEELIKCSGE, from the coding sequence ATGAGGCTTGTCATTACTGCAGGCGGCACAGGCGGTCATATAATTCCTGCTCTTGCTGTTGCTCAGGCGCTCAAGGGAAAAAGGCCGGATACCGAAATCCTTTTCATAGGCACAGACCGCGGGCTTGAAGAGAAGCTTGCAGCAAAATACAATATTGGATTTGTGCCTCTCAAATCAGCAGGCATCAAAGGCAAATCATTTGCGAGCATACTTTCGGCTGTTTCAGTCAATATCAGGGCGTTTGCAAGCGCATTAACGATCATGTCTTCATTCAGACCAGACTGGGTCATAGGCGCAGGCGGCTATGTGACCGGGATGGTGGTTCTCGCAGGAAGGCTCACAGGTGCAAGGTGTGCGATACAGGAGCAGAACAGCATTCCCGGACTGACTAACAGGATACTTGCAAGGATTTCTCAACGGATATTCCTTTCATTCCCCGATGCGGCGGGATCGTTTCCGGCCGGCAAATCCATAGTTACGGGCAATCCATTGCGCCCGGAATTCAAGCCAGTTGACGGCATTGCCAGGAAGATTCTTCTGATTATGGGCGGAAGCCTTGGTGCGACAAGCATCAACAGGGCGGCCGTTAGTGCGCTGGGGCTGATCAGAAAAAGCCTGAACGGTTTTGAGATCATCCACCAGACAGGCGGAGCGGATGCGGGCTGGGTTAAGAAGGCCTATGAGGAAAAGGGCATAAAAGTTAAGGTCGAGCCTTTTATCGAAGACATGGCCCAGGTTTTTTCAAGAACGAAGCTTGCTGTATGCAGGGCTGGCGGGATAACACTTTCCGAGCTGTCACGCATGGGCGTGCCGGCCATAATGATTCCGCTTCCCAATGCGGCAGACAACCATCAGTATTTTAATGCCAGATACATAGCCGATGCAGGAGCCGGATGGATTCTGGAGCAGGCTGGGCTGACGCCCGAGGCGCTTGCGGCCGAGATCAGCAACAGACTTAATGACGAAGAGGCTCTTTCATCTGCTTCATCGGCCGGCAGACGGCTGGGACTGGGTGACGGGACAGAGCATATAACAGAGGAGCTCATAAAATGTTCAGGGGAATAA
- the mraY gene encoding phospho-N-acetylmuramoyl-pentapeptide-transferase: MLYHILYPLHIYHSLFNVFKYLTFRSIYATITALLIALLLGPWFIERLRMMSFGERISTYTPGHNNKAGTPTMGGLFIVFTIVFSALMWVDLSNRFVWLVTFITIVFGALGFIDDYVKTRKGNMKGLPGKLRLAIEFAAAGVVGYILTTIPGFSTVVTVPFFKNVQFDLGLFFIPFSMLVIVGAANAVNLTDGLDGLAIGPSTIAAATYLLFAYLTGNFKTSAYLQIHYIAGVGELSVFLGAMVGAGMGFLWYNAYPAQVFMGDVGSLSLGGILGTVAVITKQEILLVVVGGIFVMEVMSVILQVGFFKFTRGKRIFRMAPIHHHFELKGWPEPKIIVRFWIISILLAMLAISTLKLR; this comes from the coding sequence ATGCTCTACCATATTCTTTATCCTCTGCACATATATCATTCGTTATTCAATGTCTTCAAATACCTTACGTTCAGGAGCATTTACGCGACAATAACCGCGCTTCTGATTGCCCTGCTTCTCGGACCCTGGTTTATCGAAAGGCTCAGGATGATGAGCTTCGGGGAAAGGATAAGCACATATACGCCCGGTCACAACAACAAGGCGGGTACCCCTACGATGGGAGGGCTCTTTATCGTATTCACGATAGTCTTCTCGGCGCTCATGTGGGTAGACCTTTCGAACAGGTTCGTCTGGCTGGTTACTTTCATAACGATTGTCTTCGGCGCACTGGGGTTTATCGACGATTATGTGAAAACGAGGAAAGGCAACATGAAGGGGCTGCCCGGGAAATTGAGGCTTGCAATCGAATTTGCGGCCGCCGGCGTCGTAGGATATATACTGACCACCATCCCGGGATTCAGTACGGTTGTCACCGTGCCGTTTTTTAAAAATGTACAGTTTGACCTGGGCCTGTTCTTCATACCTTTTTCCATGCTGGTCATTGTGGGTGCGGCAAACGCCGTAAATCTGACCGACGGTCTCGACGGGCTTGCCATCGGCCCGAGCACGATAGCTGCCGCAACATACCTGCTGTTCGCTTACCTGACAGGCAACTTCAAGACGTCCGCGTACCTGCAGATACATTATATCGCAGGTGTCGGCGAACTGAGCGTGTTCCTTGGCGCCATGGTGGGCGCCGGCATGGGATTCCTCTGGTATAACGCATATCCCGCCCAGGTCTTCATGGGTGATGTCGGCTCCCTGAGCCTTGGCGGCATACTCGGTACTGTCGCGGTCATAACAAAACAGGAGATACTTCTCGTTGTAGTGGGCGGGATATTTGTGATGGAAGTCATGTCGGTAATTCTCCAGGTGGGATTCTTCAAGTTCACTAGAGGCAAACGCATATTCCGCATGGCACCCATACACCACCACTTTGAACTCAAGGGATGGCCGGAACCCAAGATAATCGTAAGGTTCTGGATCATCTCGATACTGCTGGCAATGCTTGCGATATCTACACTTAAACTGAGGTAA